A region of the Mycobacterium sp. NBC_00419 genome:
TCGAGTTCAGCTCGTTGATCTCCTCGATCCAAACCGACGAGGCCCGCCACGCCCAGCAGGGCGAGCCGACGATGAAGATCCTCATCGAGAACGGCCGCAAGGACGTCGCCCAGAAGCTGATCGACCACATGTTCTGGCGCTCGTGGAAGATCTTCGCCCTGTTGACCGGGTTGTCGATGGACTACTACACCCCGCTCGAGCACCGCAGGCATTCCTTCAAGGAGTTCATGGCCGAGTGGATCAACAAGCAGTTCGTTGACCAGTTCACCGATTTCGGGCTCGAGCTGCCCTGGTACTGGAATGACCACTACCAGAAGGAAATCGACTGGCTGCACCACGCCTATCACCTCGGTGTCTGGTTCTGGCGTCCGACCGTGTGGTGGAACCCCGACGCAGGCGTCTCGCCCCAGGAGCGGGATTGGCTGGAGGAGAAGTACCCCGGCTGGAATGACTCCTTCGGCAAGTACTGGGACGTCATCACCGAGAATGCCCGCTCCGGCAACATCGCGATGACCTACCCGGAGACCCTGCCGATGGTGTGCAACATCTGCCACGTGCCGGTCTGCACCCCGGCCGGCTTCAACGCCGGGTATCTGGACAGTCCGGCACCGTTGATCCACGACCACAACGGTCGGCGCTACACCTTCTGCTCGGAACCATGCAAGTGGATCTTCACCGAGAGCCCGCACCGCTTCCAGGGTCACCTCGGCATCGTCGACCGATTCCTGGCGGGAATGATCCAGCCGCCGGACCTCAACGGAGCGCTGGCCTACATGGGCATCTCGCCCGAAGAGGCCGGCGTGGACGCGACGGACTTCGCGTGGGCCCACCAGCCGGCGCCACTGATCATCACTCGGTAAGAAGGGATTTCGGAAATGGCATTGATGCCAGTACAGGGCCAGGTGCTGGGTGACTTCGTCATCAACCTGGTGCCTATCGACAGTGAAGACACCATGGCCGTGGTGGCCGAGAAGATCGCCTACCACTCGGTGAATCGACGTGTCGCCAAGCAGGACAAGTCATTACGAGTACGTCACCACGGGCGCGTTCTGCCCGCGGATGCCACCCCGGAAACCGCCGGGGTGGCGCCGCTGGACTACCTCGAGGCGTTTTACTTCGACGGTGCCCCGTGAGCGAGGCCGACCTGCGCTGGTACGACGTCGCCGACGCCGACGAGGTGTGGGAGGGCGAGGTCCTCGACTTCGAGGTCGGCGGCGAGGAGGTGATGGTCGCTCATCTGCTCGGTGGTGACCTGCGGGCCTTCCAAGGGATGTGCCCACACCAGGAGATCTCGCTGCTCGACGGCGAATGGGACGCCGATACAAGCGAATTGACCTGCGGCGGGCATGCCTGGGTGTTCGATCTGCGGACCGGCAAGGGTGTCAACCCCGCCGGTTGCCAGCTGTTCCAGTACGCCGTGCGCGTTGCCGACGACAAGATCCAGGTCGGTGTCCCGCAAGACGGCCGACGCCACTACAACCGAGACACCGTCAACACCACCAGCGCTCGCGAGGAGAGCCAATGACAACGACCGATGAACACGTGAAACGGGTCGGACCCATCATGCGTGGCGTCGACGGCGAGTTGTGCGACGCTGTGATCAACGCGATCGAGGACGACAACCCCGATTCCGATGTCGAGGTCGACGATCAGGTCGGCTACGTCAAGATCACCACTCCGTGGCACTGCCGGCTGACCCGTGAGTCACTCGAGCGCGAACTCGGTCGACCATTCCGGCTGGCCGACATCGAAATCAACCTGGCCGGGTTCGCCGGCCGAATCCTCGTCGGCGACGACGAGATCGTCTGGCATCTGGATAGAGAGGCATGATCGTGGCCACCAACACCGGCAGGAACCGGCGCGCTACCAAAACCTGGAGTCTGCTCGGCGACGTCAAGCGCAAGCCGAGCCCCTATGAGGCGGTCACCGCCAAGTTCCACTACCACTTTCGGCGCGACCCCGCCCCATTCGAGATGGATCCGGAAACCCCGATCAACAAGTGGTATCTGCGTCACCGCGAGGGTTCGCCGTTGCAGGTCGACGACTGGGAGCAGTTCCGGGATCCGCACAAGCTGACCTACAAGGATTACGTCGCCACTCAGAAGGACCGGGAGACGTTTGTCGACGGGCTCATCGACCAGGCAGAGGCGGCGCATGTCGCCAGCCAGCTGAGCCCCGGCTGGATCGCCACACTGCGGGACATCCTTGTCCCGCTGCGGTTCCCGCTGCATGTACTGCAGATGACCGCGCTCTACGTCGGGCAGGTGGCGCCGTCGTCGTTCATCACCAACTGCGCCTACTTCCAGGCCTCCGACGAGCTGCGCCGCATTCAGCGACTCGCCTACTGGACCAAGGTGCTGTCGATCTCCCACGGCGACGGACTGGCTGAGACCGCGACCGCTCGTGGGCCGTGGGAATCGGCGCCGCACTGGCAGCCGCTGCGAAAAGCACTCGAGGAGATGCTGATCGCCTACGACTGGGGCGAGGCGTTCACAGCACTGAACCTCACCGTCAAGCCGATGATCGACGCGCTGGTGAACGAACAGCTCGCGAGTCTGGCAGCGGCCAACTCAGATGCGTTCCTGTCGTCGCTGCTCACCGAGTTCGAACTCGACAGCAGGCGCAGCCAGGACTGGACGCAGGCGTTGGTGGCCTACTCGGTCGACCGCGACACTGCCCTGCACGATGTCCTCGATGGGTGGCTGGCCCGCTGGCAGCCCGCGGCCAAGGCCGGGATCGACGCGCTGGCACCGCTGTTCGGCGGTGCACCCAACCCACTGGCCCCGCAGACGGTGTCGGACAACGTGGCGAACCGCTACACGAATTTCGTCGATGAGTGCGGGTTGACCGTCCACACCCAGACACCGGCCTGACCCCGACGCCGGGGAGAAAGTGAGTAAGTCTGTGACCCGAACGCTCCACGACGCGCGACGCGCCTCACGGGCGGTGCTGCGGCTGCTGACCGCGGCGCTGGCCGTCGCGCTGGTGCTGCCGGCCATCGTGCCCCAGCCATCGGCGTCGGCCGACGAGACCAAGTACCTGGCGTTCTACACGCCACCGGACCCGCTGCCCGCGGGTAAGCCGGGTGACGTGGTCAGGTCCGAGCCGATGAACCTGGTGTACGAGCCGTCGGGTCAGCTCGGCAGCTGGGTCGCGACCGGGACGCGGATCATGTATCGCACCACCAACGCCAAGGGGCAGCCGGTGGTCGCGACCGGGGTGTACCTGGAGCCGGACAACCCCTGGCCCGGGAAGGGGCCGCGCCCGCTGATCGCCTACGCACCGGGTCCGTATGGCATCGGCGAGCAGTGTGCACCGTCGCGGCTGATGGATCAGGGCATCCACTTCTCCCAAGGCTTCGACCTGACGTTCAACTACGAGGAGACCTTCCTGGCCACGATGGTCGCCCGCGGGTACGCCGTCGTCATCGCTGACGGCGTCGGCATGGGGGTGCACATTCCGGGCGGGCCGGAGTTCGCGAACCGTCTCTCGGCCGGCACCGGACTCCTGGACGCGGCGCGTGCAGCCATGCAGTTGCCGGGTACGTCTCTGGATCCCCACGGGCCGGTGGCCTTCTGGGGCTGGCTCACCGGCGGACAGGCCGCGGGTTCTGCAGTGGAACAGGCGGCGGCGTACGCCCCCGAGCTCAACATCGTCGGCGCGGCGCTGAACACCCCGGTAGCCAATCTCTCATTGATGCCTCCGTTCCTCGACGGCAACCTGCTGGTCGGCGCGCTGGGTTACGTGCTCAACGGCATCGTGAACGCCTACCCCGAAACCGCACAGCTGTTGATGGGCACGCTGACCGATCGGGGTATGCACTTCGTGCAGTGGTCGAGCTACATCTGCCTGGTGCAGTCGGTGGCCGACTTCGGGTTCCGGCATTTCTACTTCCCGGACAACACCGGGTGGTTCAACGTGAACCCGGCCGATCTGTTCGGCAACGATCCGGTCAAGAGCCTGCTGCTGGCACAGAATTTGGGATCACTGAAACCGACTGGACCGGTGTATATCTCGACGAACAGGTTCGACACCTTCAACCCGTACCAGGCCTCGGTGGACGTAGCCAACCAATGGTGCTCGCTTGGTGGCGACGTGCAGCTGTGGACAAACGAGGAGCCACCATTCCTCAACAAGGTCTCGGTGAACACGCTGCTGCCGTACTTCGTCGACGGGGAACGCTCCATGCAGTGGGTGGCCGACCGGTTCAACGGCGTACCGACCACACCGAACTGCGGACACGTGGACTCCAACTGACCGGTCGTCTGGGTTGGCGGGCCGGCCGAGAGACGCCCGCCAACCCAGACGGCGAGCAGGACTACCGACGCACCATCACCGCTGATGTGTGCCCGTCGTGGCGAAACACCGCACTGACGCGGTGCCCAGGGTCGATTGGAACTGCCCTGGTGAGACCGCCGGTCAACACGATGTCTCCACCACGTAGCGACTCGCCGAGAGCGGCGAGTTGGTATGCGAGCCAGGCGATCCCGCCACTCGGATCGCCATCCGCCGCTTCTCCGGTGGCAGCTGCCACGAAGCTGTCGTCGTGAGCCAGCCTCACCTCGACTGCGGGGAGATCGCGGGTGGCTATCTCCCCACCCAGCACGAAGAAGGCCGCCGACGATCCGTCGGCCGTGTTGTCTTCTATCCTGAACCGCCGGCCGGCCCATATCGGATCGACGATCTCCAGACAGGAGTGGGCCGATTTGATTACCGCACGAACCGCATCAGGGGTGAAC
Encoded here:
- a CDS encoding aromatic/alkene/methane monooxygenase hydroxylase/oxygenase subunit alpha codes for the protein MPQLARSDWYDLTRDMNWNLSYVTDEQVFPQEMSESFGVPKESWWTWDEPYKITYPEYVHIQAGKDTSVYAINSVVNRSKLYEQLDPGWKSAILAHYGAIAVAEYTAGMGEARMGRFGRAAAWRNMAMYGTLDETRHGQIQTYFPYTLLAKEPKADWAHKAYHTNEWGVLAARSLFDDMFAGNDAVSTAIQLTFCFETGFTNLQFLGMAADAMGVGDIEFSSLISSIQTDEARHAQQGEPTMKILIENGRKDVAQKLIDHMFWRSWKIFALLTGLSMDYYTPLEHRRHSFKEFMAEWINKQFVDQFTDFGLELPWYWNDHYQKEIDWLHHAYHLGVWFWRPTVWWNPDAGVSPQERDWLEEKYPGWNDSFGKYWDVITENARSGNIAMTYPETLPMVCNICHVPVCTPAGFNAGYLDSPAPLIHDHNGRRYTFCSEPCKWIFTESPHRFQGHLGIVDRFLAGMIQPPDLNGALAYMGISPEEAGVDATDFAWAHQPAPLIITR
- a CDS encoding toluene-4-monooxygenase system B family protein → MALMPVQGQVLGDFVINLVPIDSEDTMAVVAEKIAYHSVNRRVAKQDKSLRVRHHGRVLPADATPETAGVAPLDYLEAFYFDGAP
- a CDS encoding Rieske 2Fe-2S domain-containing protein, producing the protein MSEADLRWYDVADADEVWEGEVLDFEVGGEEVMVAHLLGGDLRAFQGMCPHQEISLLDGEWDADTSELTCGGHAWVFDLRTGKGVNPAGCQLFQYAVRVADDKIQVGVPQDGRRHYNRDTVNTTSAREESQ
- a CDS encoding MmoB/DmpM family protein, which gives rise to MTTTDEHVKRVGPIMRGVDGELCDAVINAIEDDNPDSDVEVDDQVGYVKITTPWHCRLTRESLERELGRPFRLADIEINLAGFAGRILVGDDEIVWHLDREA
- a CDS encoding toluene hydroxylase, whose amino-acid sequence is MIVATNTGRNRRATKTWSLLGDVKRKPSPYEAVTAKFHYHFRRDPAPFEMDPETPINKWYLRHREGSPLQVDDWEQFRDPHKLTYKDYVATQKDRETFVDGLIDQAEAAHVASQLSPGWIATLRDILVPLRFPLHVLQMTALYVGQVAPSSFITNCAYFQASDELRRIQRLAYWTKVLSISHGDGLAETATARGPWESAPHWQPLRKALEEMLIAYDWGEAFTALNLTVKPMIDALVNEQLASLAAANSDAFLSSLLTEFELDSRRSQDWTQALVAYSVDRDTALHDVLDGWLARWQPAAKAGIDALAPLFGGAPNPLAPQTVSDNVANRYTNFVDECGLTVHTQTPA
- a CDS encoding lipase family protein, whose amino-acid sequence is MTRTLHDARRASRAVLRLLTAALAVALVLPAIVPQPSASADETKYLAFYTPPDPLPAGKPGDVVRSEPMNLVYEPSGQLGSWVATGTRIMYRTTNAKGQPVVATGVYLEPDNPWPGKGPRPLIAYAPGPYGIGEQCAPSRLMDQGIHFSQGFDLTFNYEETFLATMVARGYAVVIADGVGMGVHIPGGPEFANRLSAGTGLLDAARAAMQLPGTSLDPHGPVAFWGWLTGGQAAGSAVEQAAAYAPELNIVGAALNTPVANLSLMPPFLDGNLLVGALGYVLNGIVNAYPETAQLLMGTLTDRGMHFVQWSSYICLVQSVADFGFRHFYFPDNTGWFNVNPADLFGNDPVKSLLLAQNLGSLKPTGPVYISTNRFDTFNPYQASVDVANQWCSLGGDVQLWTNEEPPFLNKVSVNTLLPYFVDGERSMQWVADRFNGVPTTPNCGHVDSN
- a CDS encoding 2-keto-4-pentenoate hydratase, whose protein sequence is MDTDQIAAAILSARARRQPLPPITDSFSMTMRQAYEVQAAVTAHRIAAGQKVIGWKLGYTSRAMREQMGISEMNFGPLTDSMLLANNSQVPATTVQPMVEPEIAVVLSDAPVPPFTPDAVRAVIKSAHSCLEIVDPIWAGRRFRIEDNTADGSSAAFFVLGGEIATRDLPAVEVRLAHDDSFVAAATGEAADGDPSGGIAWLAYQLAALGESLRGGDIVLTGGLTRAVPIDPGHRVSAVFRHDGHTSAVMVRR